The Pantoea sp. At-9b genome includes a window with the following:
- a CDS encoding transporter substrate-binding domain-containing protein: MKKTAWLIAALLSVGSLAQAQADTLADIKSSGKITVGIDPTFPPYEYTDDSGAITGYSVAIMQSFAKDLGVKLEFQKTAFSGILPGLISGSFNAEGSSLNVTAERAKKVLFTVPYSKTVNGVLVREDEAKTFSGKTLSPESLSGLRGAVKTASVPEQLLKGFNDELKKAGKKPITIISVDSLDQTVSTLMTKRADFVYDDISVLAPVVKKYPSKVAQVGEVGPSQWMGWATRKEDGSLNKALSDHILAMQKDGELTKLQQQYLGTTFTVPASDFIPQE, from the coding sequence ATGAAAAAAACAGCTTGGCTCATCGCCGCACTTTTATCTGTTGGATCGCTGGCACAGGCGCAAGCCGATACGCTGGCCGACATCAAAAGCAGCGGCAAAATCACCGTCGGTATCGACCCGACCTTTCCTCCTTATGAGTACACCGACGACAGTGGTGCGATCACCGGCTACAGCGTGGCGATCATGCAATCCTTCGCCAAAGATCTCGGGGTGAAACTGGAGTTTCAGAAAACCGCCTTCAGCGGCATTTTGCCGGGGCTGATTTCCGGCTCTTTTAACGCCGAAGGTTCCTCCCTCAACGTCACCGCTGAACGGGCGAAAAAAGTGTTGTTCACCGTGCCTTATAGCAAAACCGTTAACGGTGTGCTGGTGCGCGAAGATGAAGCCAAAACCTTCAGCGGTAAAACGCTTAGCCCGGAAAGCCTGTCAGGTCTGCGTGGTGCGGTGAAAACCGCCAGCGTGCCGGAACAATTGTTGAAGGGCTTCAACGACGAGCTGAAAAAGGCCGGTAAAAAACCGATCACTATCATCAGCGTCGACTCACTCGATCAAACCGTCAGCACCCTGATGACCAAACGCGCCGATTTCGTCTATGACGATATCTCTGTGCTGGCCCCGGTAGTGAAGAAATACCCGAGCAAAGTGGCGCAGGTGGGGGAAGTTGGCCCATCGCAGTGGATGGGTTGGGCCACGCGTAAAGAAGACGGCAGCCTGAACAAAGCCCTCAGCGACCACATTCTGGCGATGCAGAAAGATGGCGAGCTGACCAAACTGCAACAGCAGTACCTCGGCACCACCTTTACCGTACCGGCCAGCGATTTCATTCCCCAGGAGTAA